One window of Channa argus isolate prfri chromosome 4, Channa argus male v1.0, whole genome shotgun sequence genomic DNA carries:
- the LOC137125086 gene encoding ubiquitin-associated protein 1-like isoform X2 has product MEDVPFQTSLGPLGQEVHMVTAPHITVPDCHWILRETEYRFHLEKWILTGQQPVCQAPSCPPYWLMFSSPQESHRANRRSSHLWAPSLRPRSHSLNSADARLLHHRTVKLLVSDTEDEDGYYEDNEGSSTEDAPRPVKSRERPRSTAPKDPLSRVKDMHHGPSYLHCKADSPVTLRDHRGTLSSHQDCRPPLRVLEQQRSQQASPLSHGQKNSKKRQRPLACVGRKYHQNIPPAGLSPPRLQQQRQRPSSAGPVVKNRRQVLRTGSSRGVFFDSAAELLSALSQEERELLETITEKGYTVHTAILALQKTGYRSPDKILKYLVTCDRLCELGYDEAQVEEALEMFQNCESKAAEFLHLLAQFNEMGFQQSAIKEVLLVHDNHRERALEELMTHMA; this is encoded by the exons ATGGAGGATGTTCCGTTTCAGACCTCTCTGGGTCCACTGGGGCAGGAGGTCCACATGGTGACAGCTCCACATATTACCGTACCAGACTGTCACTGGATTCTGAGAGAAACTGAG TATAGATTCCACCTGGAGAAATGGATTTTAACTGGACAACAGCCAGTGTGTCAGGCTCCATCTTGCCCCCCTTATTGGCTGATGTTCAGTAGCCCTCAGGAGAGTCACCGGGCAAATCGCAGGAGCAGCCACCTGTGGGCTCCGAGCCTTCGACCCCGCAGTCACAGCCTGAACTCTGCAGATGCCCGATTGCTGCACCATCGCACTGTCAAGCTCCTTGTATCTGACACTGAGGATGAAGACGGCTACTATGAGGATAATGAAGGCTCCTCCACTGAAGATGCCCCTCGGCCCGTCAAGAGCAGAGAGAGGCCCCGAAGCACTGCACCCAAAGACCCACTCTCCAGAGTCAAAGACATGCACCATGGCCCTTCCTATCTCCACTGTAAAGCTGACTCACCTGTGACCCTCAGAGACCACAGAGGCACTTTATCTTCACACCAAGACTGCAGACCACCTCTGCGAGTGCTGGAGCAGCAAAGGTCACAACAGGCCAGCCCCCTGTCACATGGCCAGAAGAACAGCAAGAAAAGACAGCGGCCACTGGCCTGTGTGGGCCGAAAGTATCACCAAAACATACCACCTGCTGGTCTCTCTCCACccaggctgcagcagcagcggcagagACCCTCCTCTGCAGGGCCTGTTGTTAAAAACCGCAgacag GTGCTAAGGACTGGCAGCTCTCGAGGTGTTTTCTTTGACTCAGCAGCAGAGCTGTTGTCAGCACTCAGccaggaagagagagagcttCTTGAAACCATCACAGAGAAGGGCTACACTGTACACACAGCCATTCTGGCTCTGCAGAAGACAGGCTATCGCAGCCCAGACAAG ATCTTAAAATACCTGGTTACCTGTGATCGTCTCTGTGAGCTGGGTTATGATGAAGCACAGGTGGAGGAGGCTTTAGAGATGTTTCAAAACTGTGAGAGCAAG gCTGCTGAGTTCTTGCATCTCCTGGCTCAATTTAATGAGATGGGTTTCCAGCAAAGTGCAATCAAAGAAGTGCTGCTTGTTCACGACAATCATCGTGAGAGGGCTCTTGAAGAACTCATGACACACATGGCTTAA
- the LOC137125086 gene encoding ubiquitin-associated protein 1-like isoform X1, whose amino-acid sequence MFSSPQESHRANRRSSHLWAPSLRPRSHSLNSADARLLHHRTVKLLVSDTEDEDGYYEDNEGSSTEDAPRPVKSRERPRSTAPKDPLSRVKDMHHGPSYLHCKADSPVTLRDHRGTLSSHQDCRPPLRVLEQQRSQQASPLSHGQKNSKKRQRPLACVGRKYHQNIPPAGLSPPRLQQQRQRPSSAGPVVKNRRQVLRTGSSRGVFFDSAAELLSALSQEERELLETITEKGYTVHTAILALQKTGYRSPDKILKYLVTCDRLCELGYDEAQVEEALEMFQNCESKAAEFLHLLAQFNEMGFQQSAIKEVLLVHDNHRERALEELMTHMA is encoded by the exons ATGTTCAGTAGCCCTCAGGAGAGTCACCGGGCAAATCGCAGGAGCAGCCACCTGTGGGCTCCGAGCCTTCGACCCCGCAGTCACAGCCTGAACTCTGCAGATGCCCGATTGCTGCACCATCGCACTGTCAAGCTCCTTGTATCTGACACTGAGGATGAAGACGGCTACTATGAGGATAATGAAGGCTCCTCCACTGAAGATGCCCCTCGGCCCGTCAAGAGCAGAGAGAGGCCCCGAAGCACTGCACCCAAAGACCCACTCTCCAGAGTCAAAGACATGCACCATGGCCCTTCCTATCTCCACTGTAAAGCTGACTCACCTGTGACCCTCAGAGACCACAGAGGCACTTTATCTTCACACCAAGACTGCAGACCACCTCTGCGAGTGCTGGAGCAGCAAAGGTCACAACAGGCCAGCCCCCTGTCACATGGCCAGAAGAACAGCAAGAAAAGACAGCGGCCACTGGCCTGTGTGGGCCGAAAGTATCACCAAAACATACCACCTGCTGGTCTCTCTCCACccaggctgcagcagcagcggcagagACCCTCCTCTGCAGGGCCTGTTGTTAAAAACCGCAgacag GTGCTAAGGACTGGCAGCTCTCGAGGTGTTTTCTTTGACTCAGCAGCAGAGCTGTTGTCAGCACTCAGccaggaagagagagagcttCTTGAAACCATCACAGAGAAGGGCTACACTGTACACACAGCCATTCTGGCTCTGCAGAAGACAGGCTATCGCAGCCCAGACAAG ATCTTAAAATACCTGGTTACCTGTGATCGTCTCTGTGAGCTGGGTTATGATGAAGCACAGGTGGAGGAGGCTTTAGAGATGTTTCAAAACTGTGAGAGCAAG gCTGCTGAGTTCTTGCATCTCCTGGCTCAATTTAATGAGATGGGTTTCCAGCAAAGTGCAATCAAAGAAGTGCTGCTTGTTCACGACAATCATCGTGAGAGGGCTCTTGAAGAACTCATGACACACATGGCTTAA
- the LOC137125071 gene encoding protein regulator of cytokinesis 1-like, whose amino-acid sequence MRVSEVHAAESVAYLNRALVRLQDIWEEIGIPEEQRLQRTNDVHKHIKGLLDLMIAEEEDLKKRLLKSVESCYKELKILCTELQLPPFEEEGAYTILQKEKDGRTRLEMFKAQKKQRMEELQGLIDKDQELCGILCTNLFCIEKDSVPSLKELETYHAYIEDLTKEKDRRHEEFVRLKKEVVSCMDYLEQPPETSFETDLMCEDEDALCLSNDNIAAVKLFLSELQERKAQNELRCSALRTKIQELWERLQVPQEERATLSDHMVNSKKKNVEALQTELEHLEMLKIQSMKSFIEAIRAEIALLWERCFYSQEQQHAFAPYYDDNFTEGLLNLHEAEVRTLKKYYEDHKELFEGVTRWQENWTLYLELDKKANDPSRFNNRGGNLLKEEKQRTDLQKSLPKLEKSLKAQIDVWEEEHGKEFLVNGQKFLEYVQQQWDYHHTEKEKEKLERQMKKTKQIQEEMFYGTTMRTPSKRRIAGTPTPGKSRKLYGTSTISTPNSFLSGTMCQSSIQKLPLSASKGLGLRTPGHGKTPRALDRNKENISHLNRNTPSGSLRTQGTQDHTFTLNSIAGSYSEFARDLTKASKSTVNLGLLNSTISHQ is encoded by the exons ATGAGAGTGAG TGAGGTCCACGCAGCCGAGTCTGTTGCCTACCTCAACAGGGCACTGGTCAGGTTGCAGGATATTTGGGAAGAAATTGGGATTCCAGAGGAGCAGCGTCTACAGAGAACCAATGATGTTCACAAGCACATTAAA GGTTTGTTGGACTTAATGATTGCTGAGGAAGAAGACCTCAAGAAGAGATTGCTAAAAAGTGTAGAGTCCTGTTACAAGGAGCTTAAAATTTTGTGCACTGAGCTCCAGCTTCCCCCCTTTGAG GAGGAGGGTGCCTATACTATTTTGCAGAAGGAGAAAGATGGCCGCACACGTCTAGAAATGTTCAAGGCACAGAAGAAACAAAGGATGGAAGAACTTCAAGGTCTCATTGACAAAGACCAGGAGCTGTGTGGTATTTTGTGCACTAACCTTTTTTGCATTGAGAAGGACTCTGTTCCATCACTGAAAGAACTAGAGACGTACCATGCCTATATTGAAGATCTGACAAAAGAGAAG GATCGTCGTCATGAAGAATTTGTGAGGTTAAAGAAAGAGGTTGTTTCATGTATGGATTACCTGGAGCAGCCCCCTGAGACCAGCTTTGAAACGGATTTGATGTGTGAAGATGAGGATGCACTTTGTCTGTCAAATGACAACATTGCTGCTGTTAAACTTTTCCTCAGTGAG TTACAAGAACGCAAGGCTCAGAATGAACTTCGTTGTTCAGCCTTGCGGACCAAGATCCAGGAGCTGTGGGAAAGACTTCAGGTTCCCCAAGAGGAGCGAGCAACACTCTCTGATCACATGGTTAACTCAAAGAAGAAAAACGTTGAGGCA CTACAGACTGAGCTTGAGCATCTAGAGATGCTGAAAATTCAGAGCATGAAAAGTTTCATTGAGGCCATCAGAGCTGAGATTGCCCTTTTGTGGGAGAGATGCTTCTACAGCCAAGAACAGCAGCATGCTTTTGCTCCCTATTATGATG ATAATTTTACCGAAGGGCTTCTCAACCTCCATGAAGCCGAGGTCAGGACCCTAAAGAAGTATTATGAGGACCACAAAGAACTCTTTGAGGGAGTCACAAGATGGCAGGAGAACTGGACATTATACTTGGAACTTGAT AAAAAGGCCAATGACCCTTCAAGATTCAACAACAGAGGTGGGAACCTTCTGaaagaagagaagcagagaacaGACCTGCAGAAAAGTTTGCCTAAG CTCGAGAAGAGTTTGAAGGCCCAAATTGATGTTTGGGAGGAGGAGCATGGCAAGGAGTTTCTTGTGAATGGACAAAAATTTCTTGAGTatgtgcagcagcagtgggATTACCACCACactgaaaaggagaaagagaaactgGAAAGG caaatgAAGAAAACCAAACAGATTCAAGAGGAGATGTTTTATGGAACTACAATGAGGACACCATCCAAAAGGCGGATAGCAGGAACTCCCACTCCTGGAAAATCAAGAAAG CTCTACGGTACCTCAACCATTTCCACTCCTAACAGTTTCCTCAGCGGAACCATGTGCCAGTCCTCCATTCAAAAACTACCTCTGTCTGCCAGCAAG GGTCTTGGCTTGCGAACCCCTGGACATGGAAAGACTCCCCGTGCACTAGACCGAAACAAGGAAAATATCTCTCATCTTAATAGAAACACTCCAAGTGGGTCACTAAGGACTCAGGGTACTCAAGATCACACCTTCACCCTAAACTCTATTGCTGGCTCCTATTCTGAATTTGCG AGAGACCTCACAAAGGCTTCTAAATCGACAGTGAATTTGGGATTGCTGAACTCCACCATCAGTCATCAGTGA
- the spi1a gene encoding transcription factor PU.1a isoform X2, with the protein MMDGFVISHSEENIPSETENYRPPAELYPYLTNVGENYEELQSVSPQQLIQPYRYSSESLPLHLDPPLVSLPVSPQIPYYTPSLCYQYQSTSPGHYYSEEEQRGISPPLEVSEGEDEFEERNHSSFRKDSNKKKIRLYQFLLDLLRNGDMSDSIWWLDQDKGIFQFSTKHKEALASHWGIQKGNRKKMTYQKMARALRNYGKTGEIKKVKKKLTYQFSEEVLRNLYLRQYPH; encoded by the exons ATGATGGACGGCTTTGTCATATCACAT TCAGAGGAAAATATTCCAAGTGAGACTGAAAATTATCGACCACCTGCAGAGCTCTACCCCTACCTCACTAATGTAGGGGAGAATTATGAag AGCTTCAGTCTGTGTCTCCTCAACAACTGATCCAACCATACCGCTACAGCAGTGAGTCCCTGCCCCTTCACCTGGATCCTCCACTCGTATCTCTCCCTGTGTCACCACAA ATCCCATATTACACCCCGTCCCTGTGCTACCAGTATCAGTCCACCTCACCTGGGCATTACTACTCTGAGGAGGAACAGAGGGGAATCAGTCCCCCACTTGAGGTGTCAGAAGGGGAGGATGAATTTGAAGAACGAAACCACTCCTCCTTCAGGAAAGACAGTA ACAAGAAGAAAATCCGCCTTTACCAGTTCCTGCTGGACTTGCTAAGAAACGGGGACATGAGTGACAGTATCTGGTGGCTGGACCAGGACAAGGGCATCTTCCAGTTCTCCACTAAACACAAAGAAGCTCTGGCCAGCCACTGGGGTATTCAGAAAGGCAACCGCAAAAAAATGACTTACCAAAAAATGGCTCGGGCTCTGAGAAACTATGGCAAAACTGGAGAGATTaagaaagttaaaaagaaactaaCCTACCAGTTCAGTGAGGAAGTTCTGAGGAACCTCTATTTACGCCAGTATCCTCACTGA
- the spi1a gene encoding transcription factor PU.1a isoform X1, with product MMDGFVISHSEENIPSETENYRPPAELYPYLTNVGENYEDHRWTFHSERIQPTDFENSPVNHLTELQSVSPQQLIQPYRYSSESLPLHLDPPLVSLPVSPQIPYYTPSLCYQYQSTSPGHYYSEEEQRGISPPLEVSEGEDEFEERNHSSFRKDSNKKKIRLYQFLLDLLRNGDMSDSIWWLDQDKGIFQFSTKHKEALASHWGIQKGNRKKMTYQKMARALRNYGKTGEIKKVKKKLTYQFSEEVLRNLYLRQYPH from the exons ATGATGGACGGCTTTGTCATATCACAT TCAGAGGAAAATATTCCAAGTGAGACTGAAAATTATCGACCACCTGCAGAGCTCTACCCCTACCTCACTAATGTAGGGGAGAATTATGAag ACCACAGATGGACCTTTCACTCTGAGCGAATCCAGCCAACAGACTTTGAGAATTCACCAGTGAATCATCTTACAGAGCTTCAGTCTGTGTCTCCTCAACAACTGATCCAACCATACCGCTACAGCAGTGAGTCCCTGCCCCTTCACCTGGATCCTCCACTCGTATCTCTCCCTGTGTCACCACAA ATCCCATATTACACCCCGTCCCTGTGCTACCAGTATCAGTCCACCTCACCTGGGCATTACTACTCTGAGGAGGAACAGAGGGGAATCAGTCCCCCACTTGAGGTGTCAGAAGGGGAGGATGAATTTGAAGAACGAAACCACTCCTCCTTCAGGAAAGACAGTA ACAAGAAGAAAATCCGCCTTTACCAGTTCCTGCTGGACTTGCTAAGAAACGGGGACATGAGTGACAGTATCTGGTGGCTGGACCAGGACAAGGGCATCTTCCAGTTCTCCACTAAACACAAAGAAGCTCTGGCCAGCCACTGGGGTATTCAGAAAGGCAACCGCAAAAAAATGACTTACCAAAAAATGGCTCGGGCTCTGAGAAACTATGGCAAAACTGGAGAGATTaagaaagttaaaaagaaactaaCCTACCAGTTCAGTGAGGAAGTTCTGAGGAACCTCTATTTACGCCAGTATCCTCACTGA
- the tmem276a gene encoding transmembrane protein 178B: MAAMRTLTVAGLFLAFCAMGLIAIAISTDNWYETDARRHRERCKNYSNKRNDPGYIYISNNNLPLRMFPKEKNVERKGSSVSEMLLRAKRHFLPPAPAMESLCSRHFNSTITGLWRKCHREGFDLETEDLIFKGLVPRCAPIKYYYSSSALPRILPINLTKTIRQDEWHALHLQRMTASFIGMAISIILFGWIIGVLGCCKEHDLMQYVAGLLFLMGGTCCIISLCTCVAGINFELSRYPRYMFGIPEDVSHGYGWSMFCAWGGLGLTLLAGFLCTLAPSLYPPQTPVVHKPRQENGCV; the protein is encoded by the exons ATGGCTGCTATGAGGACTTTAACCGTGGCAGGTctgtttttggcattttgcGCTATGGGACTGATAGCAATAGCGATCAGCACTGATAACTGGTACGAGACCGATGCGAGGAGGCACCGGGAACGCTGCAAGAATtattcaaacaaaagaaacGATCCCGGCTACATTTACATCTCCAACAACAACCTCCCGCTTCGCATGTTTCCAAAGGAGAAAAACGTGGAGAGGAAAGGATCCAGTGTCAGCGAAATGTTGCTGCGGGCCAAGCGGCACTTCTTGCCTCCTGCTCCGGCCATGGAGTCCCTTTGCAGTCGGCATTTCAACTCCACCATCACAGGACTGTGGAGAAAGTGCCACCGAGAGGGGTTTGACTTAGAGACAGAGGATCTGATCTTTAAAG GATTGGTTCCGCGCTGTGCGCCAATAAAATACTACTACTCATCATCGGCGCTTCCCAGAATTCTGCCAATCAATCTGACGAAGACGATAAGGCAGGACGAGTGGCACGCGCTCC ACCTCCAGAGGATGACTGCAAGCTTCATAGGCATGGCCATATCCATCATCCTGTTCGGCTGGATCATCGGCGTGCTGGGCTGCTGTAAAGAGCATGATCTGATGCAGTATGTCGCTGGACTTCTCTTTCTCATGGGAG GGACATGCTGCATTATCTCCCTTTGCACATGTGTGGCCGGGATCAACTTTGAGCTGTCCCGCTATCCTCGCTACATGTTTGGTATACCAGAGGATGTCAGTCACGGTTATGGCTGGTCCATGTTTTGTGCATGGGGAGGACTGGGCCTTACATTGCTGGCTGGCTTTCTGTGCACACTGGCTCCTTCTCTTTATCCTCCACAAACCCCTGTGGTGCACAAGCCCAGGCAGGAGAACGGCTGCGTGTGA
- the fibina gene encoding fin bud initiation factor a, which yields MDPIPLLLIIVTSLPFCSAVYAGPLQPEISNGTFHHFFVPDGDYDETEDPEVCQMLFKFSDVYPCGANEDSDSVVRDDFIITKLQAEDAARLLESIGRTVAHDLDGEDSYGKFLHREISQISESFSNVDKSLLELEVKFKQSQETELREEQQLNGYVVKQVSDIRSALRETTDISLGLKDKHELLSLIIRSHGTRLSRLKTEFLNVGS from the coding sequence ATGGATCCAATCCCACTGCTGCTCATCATAGTCACATCTTTGCCTTTCTGCTCGGCGGTCTACGCCGGGCCCCTCCAGCCGGAGATCTCCAATGGCACTTTCCATCACTTCTTTGTCCCAGACGGGGATTACGACGAGACTGAGGACCCGGAAGTGTGCCAGATGTTGTTTAAGTTCTCGGATGTGTATCCATGTGGGGCTAACGAGGACAGCGACTCTGTGGTGCGGGACGACTTCATCATCACCAAGCTGCAGGCGGAGGACGCGGCGCGTCTGCTGGAAAGCATCGGCCGGACTGTAGCGCACGACCTGGACGGAGAGGATAGCTACGGCAAGTTTCTCCACAGGGAGATCTCCCAGATCAGCGAGTCTTTTTCTAACGTGGACAAGTCTCTGCTGGAGCTGGAAGTGAAGTTTAAACAAAGTCAGGAAACCGAGCTGAGAGAGGAGCAACAGCTGAACGGCTATGTAGTGAAACAAGTGAGTGACATCCGGAGCGCGCTGAGGGAAACTACGGACATCTCTCTGGGACTCAAAGATAAACATGAGCTACTGTCTCTCATCATTCGCAGTCATGGAACTAGACTGAGCCGCCTGAAGACGGAGTTTCTTAATGTTGGTTCATAA